One Magnetococcales bacterium genomic region harbors:
- a CDS encoding toll/interleukin-1 receptor domain-containing protein, which yields MMNKGYRILFLGANKPESQALWQLLAQQVQELGINPDEWLQRWHTEDYKKARAQGEIPLPLAVIYWGNQTQTDLDTLQHIAGQGIPLFPIVSKNDKDTIKEELPVVCQDFQCTFQDQPDWRARLANSILESLSLLRDRRRVFISYKRDEASAVAHQLFDALNGVGYRPFLDTAEITPGKAFQPLLMQQLVDSDLLILLDSPGISQSDWVKKELDQAEDQSIDILYMIWPNKITASPERKIRESLALGTQDFVGDTTKNVQLHPGTLARILTQVEKMRARTVGRRMVSLQNHCRDAAAASGLTALFQPDGLMLQKNGAPRAWLRVIVGIPGSRDFHALHQSLPKLPVKMTAMYYNGSGIDSDWKAHLQWLNQELPDYSLDENTLPDWLGCVP from the coding sequence GAATGGCTCCAACGCTGGCATACGGAAGATTACAAGAAAGCCCGCGCCCAGGGAGAAATTCCCCTTCCTTTGGCAGTCATCTATTGGGGAAACCAAACCCAAACCGATCTGGATACACTCCAGCATATTGCCGGACAGGGGATACCACTCTTTCCCATCGTCAGCAAAAATGATAAAGATACCATTAAAGAAGAACTTCCTGTCGTGTGCCAGGATTTTCAATGCACCTTTCAGGATCAGCCGGATTGGCGGGCGCGTCTGGCCAACAGTATCCTGGAATCCCTCTCCCTGCTGCGTGACCGGCGCCGGGTCTTTATCAGTTACAAGCGGGACGAGGCATCCGCCGTAGCCCATCAACTTTTCGACGCCTTGAACGGCGTCGGCTACCGACCCTTTCTCGATACCGCCGAGATCACCCCTGGCAAGGCTTTCCAACCACTCCTCATGCAGCAACTGGTGGATTCCGACCTGTTGATCCTGTTGGATTCTCCCGGCATCTCCCAGAGCGATTGGGTCAAAAAAGAGTTGGACCAGGCCGAGGACCAGAGCATTGACATCCTGTACATGATATGGCCGAATAAAATAACGGCTTCACCAGAAAGGAAAATCAGGGAATCTCTTGCTCTTGGAACACAGGATTTTGTCGGCGATACAACCAAAAATGTTCAGTTGCATCCCGGCACCTTGGCTCGCATTCTCACACAGGTAGAAAAAATGCGCGCCCGAACCGTAGGTCGCCGCATGGTCTCTTTGCAAAACCATTGTCGTGACGCAGCCGCCGCAAGCGGTTTGACCGCCCTGTTTCAACCCGATGGATTGATGTTGCAAAAAAATGGCGCTCCCCGCGCATGGCTGCGTGTGATCGTCGGCATTCCCGGCAGTCGGGATTTTCATGCGTTGCACCAATCCCTGCCCAAATTGCCTGTCAAAATGACGGCCATGTATTATAATGGATCCGGAATTGATTCTGATTGGAAAGCACATTTGCAATGGCTCAATCAGGAATTACCGGATTATTCCCTGGATGAAAATACGCTGCCTGACTGGTTGGGATGTGTGCCATGA